In the Bacillus shivajii genome, one interval contains:
- a CDS encoding DNA polymerase IV, whose amino-acid sequence MEQKKKHRIIFHVDMNSFYASVEAAHDHSLQGKPLAIAGNAEKRKGIVVTASYEARARGVKTPMPLWEALKVCPELTVREPNFDRYREASKRMFQILYEYTPLVEPVSIDEGYMDVTSPDANLKAIELAEHIQHRIKSELNLPCSIGIAPNKFLAKMASDMKKPMGITVLRKREVRDRLWPLPVIEMHGVGSKTAEKLKSLGITTIQEIAQSDQQYLKARFGVAGERMYEKAHGICDRPVDPDAVDEFKSIGNSTTLPEDTTNAVLVKKILMNLSDSVGRRMRRKDVYSGNIQLTIRYHDRKTITRSSKLPHPVSSHDDIFQAAWRLWEKYWNGESIRLLGVTAMDLVEKGHAYKQLDLFSYKKDEKEEKLSSTVDLLRNKFGESALLKGTQLGEDKSGKIRDKNKRGTSLEKDFLRDNLFSKDE is encoded by the coding sequence ATGGAGCAAAAGAAAAAACATCGGATCATATTTCACGTAGATATGAATAGTTTTTACGCTTCCGTAGAAGCTGCTCACGATCATTCGTTACAAGGTAAACCACTTGCGATTGCAGGTAATGCCGAGAAACGGAAAGGTATTGTAGTTACAGCCAGTTATGAAGCGAGAGCTCGTGGAGTCAAGACACCCATGCCTTTATGGGAAGCATTAAAAGTGTGCCCAGAACTCACCGTTCGGGAACCCAACTTTGATAGATACCGCGAAGCGTCGAAAAGGATGTTTCAAATATTATATGAATATACCCCTCTTGTTGAGCCAGTCTCCATCGATGAAGGATATATGGATGTCACATCGCCGGACGCTAATTTAAAGGCAATCGAGTTAGCTGAACATATTCAGCATCGTATTAAGTCAGAGCTGAATTTACCATGCAGTATCGGCATTGCTCCAAATAAGTTTTTAGCAAAAATGGCTAGTGATATGAAGAAACCGATGGGAATAACGGTTTTGCGAAAACGAGAAGTAAGAGATAGACTATGGCCCTTACCTGTAATAGAGATGCACGGAGTTGGTTCAAAAACGGCAGAAAAATTAAAGTCGCTCGGTATTACAACGATTCAGGAAATCGCACAATCAGATCAGCAATACTTGAAAGCACGTTTCGGTGTTGCAGGAGAAAGAATGTACGAAAAAGCTCACGGCATATGTGATAGACCAGTCGATCCTGATGCGGTTGATGAGTTTAAAAGCATCGGTAATTCGACGACTTTACCTGAAGACACAACAAATGCAGTACTCGTTAAGAAAATACTTATGAACTTATCTGACTCTGTTGGGAGGCGAATGAGACGAAAAGACGTCTATTCAGGAAATATACAGCTGACAATAAGGTATCACGACCGAAAAACGATTACGAGAAGTAGTAAACTTCCTCATCCTGTTAGTTCACATGATGATATTTTTCAAGCTGCTTGGCGGTTATGGGAAAAATATTGGAATGGCGAATCAATACGTCTTTTAGGTGTAACAGCAATGGATCTAGTAGAGAAAGGACATGCATATAAGCAGCTTGACTTATTTTCTTATAAAAAAGATGAGAAAGAAGAGAAATTAAGCAGTACTGTAGATTTGTTAAGAAATAAATTTGGTGAAAGTGCCCTCTTAAAGGGAACGCAGCTAGGCGAAGACAAAAGTGGCAAGATTCGAGATAAAAATAAAAGGGGAACGAGTCTTGAAAAAGATTTTTTAAGAGATAATCTATTCTCAAAAGATGAGTGA